Proteins encoded within one genomic window of Macaca thibetana thibetana isolate TM-01 chromosome 3, ASM2454274v1, whole genome shotgun sequence:
- the TRA2A gene encoding transformer-2 protein homolog alpha isoform X1, which translates to MSDVEENNFEGRESRSQSKSPTGTPARVKSESRSGSRSPSRVSKHSESHSRSRSKSRSRSRRHSHRRYTRSRSHSHSHRRRSRSRSYTPEYRRRRSRSHSPMSNRRRHTGSRANPDPNTCLGVFGLSLYTTERDLREVFSRYGPLSGVNVVYDQRTGRSRGFAFVYFERIDDSKEAMERANGMELDGRRIRVDYSITKRAHTPTPGIYMGRPTHSGGGGGGGGGGGGGGGGRRRDSYYDRGYDRGYDRYEDYDYRYRRRSPSPYYSRYRSRSRSRSYSPRRY; encoded by the exons ATGAGTGATGTAGAGGAGAACAACTTCGAGGGCAGA GAGTCTCGCTCTCAGTCAAAATCTCCAACGGGAACTCCTGCTCGTGTAAAATCGGAGAGCAGGTCAGGATCTCGTAGTCCATCGAGGGTTTCCAAACACTCTGAATCCCATTCTCGATCAAGATCAAAATCCAG GTCGAGGTCAAGGAGGCATTCTCATAGACGTTACACTCGATCCAGATCCCACTCTCACTCTCATAGGAGACGATCTCGAAGTCGATCATACACACCAGAATACCGGCGGCGAAGGAGCCGAAGCCATTCTCCAATGTCTAACCGGAGAAGACATACTGGCAGCAGG GCAAATCCAGATCCCAACACTTGCCTTGGAGTGTTTGGCCTCAGTTTGTACACAACAGAGAGAGATCTTCGTGAAGTATTTTCTCGATATGGACCATTGAGTGGTGTCAATGTGGTTTATGATCAGCGAACTGGACGATCTCGAGGATTtgcatttgtgtattttgagAGAATAGATGACTCAAAGGAG GCTATGGAAAGGGCAAATGGAATGGAGCTGGATGGTAGAAGAATTCGGGTGGATTATTCTATCACCAAGAGAGCACACACACCAACACCAGGCATCTACATGGGCAGACCAACTCA tagtggtggtggtggaggaggaggaggtggtggtggaggtggaggtggtggcagACGTCGAGATTCTTACTATGATAGAGGATATGATCGTGGGTATGACAGATATGAAGACTATGATTACCGGTACAG AAGACGATCACCTTCTCCTTATTATAGTCGATACAGATCACGATCAAGATCTCGTTCCTACAGCCCAA gaCGCTATTGA
- the TRA2A gene encoding transformer-2 protein homolog alpha isoform X2 yields the protein MSNRRRHTGSRANPDPNTCLGVFGLSLYTTERDLREVFSRYGPLSGVNVVYDQRTGRSRGFAFVYFERIDDSKEAMERANGMELDGRRIRVDYSITKRAHTPTPGIYMGRPTHSGGGGGGGGGGGGGGGGRRRDSYYDRGYDRGYDRYEDYDYRYRRRSPSPYYSRYRSRSRSRSYSPRRY from the exons ATGTCTAACCGGAGAAGACATACTGGCAGCAGG GCAAATCCAGATCCCAACACTTGCCTTGGAGTGTTTGGCCTCAGTTTGTACACAACAGAGAGAGATCTTCGTGAAGTATTTTCTCGATATGGACCATTGAGTGGTGTCAATGTGGTTTATGATCAGCGAACTGGACGATCTCGAGGATTtgcatttgtgtattttgagAGAATAGATGACTCAAAGGAG GCTATGGAAAGGGCAAATGGAATGGAGCTGGATGGTAGAAGAATTCGGGTGGATTATTCTATCACCAAGAGAGCACACACACCAACACCAGGCATCTACATGGGCAGACCAACTCA tagtggtggtggtggaggaggaggaggtggtggtggaggtggaggtggtggcagACGTCGAGATTCTTACTATGATAGAGGATATGATCGTGGGTATGACAGATATGAAGACTATGATTACCGGTACAG AAGACGATCACCTTCTCCTTATTATAGTCGATACAGATCACGATCAAGATCTCGTTCCTACAGCCCAA gaCGCTATTGA